The sequence below is a genomic window from Tachysurus vachellii isolate PV-2020 chromosome 2, HZAU_Pvac_v1, whole genome shotgun sequence.
TCACagtaacaaaacagaaattacaGAATAATCAAGCATTCAAGTTTAACGCTCCTTGATTTTGCCTTTAAAAGAAAACCTGAATAAAGAATACAGAAAGATGTTCAATTGCTTAGTAGTAGTGAACATTGTGACCGTAGGAAATGAGCTTAGGAAAACAACTCATGGATATAGCTTGGGCATAAGGACACCTTTAAACAAAATGACACATGCTGTAGGGAGGATTCCATGGTTTAAGGAACAGTCTGTTACTTAATAAGGCACATTATCAAGGTCAGCTCTAATTCGTGATAGGGGGAAGGTTTGGAGTTGGTCAATTATTAACGAGCCATTTCTAATCACCCAGCGCACACGACATTTCATTAGAATGGACAGATTGACCAATTCGGACATACAGCACCTTTGCAAACATCAAGTGCACAACACTAAACATTTGAATAAAGGCTAATGACAACACTAATGCTAATAAAGAAATGTGTATTTATAAACATTGTACATTTGGTTGTGAACCTCGTGGTGAATTTCTGCACACAGTTGTTTTGTGGGTCTGCACAAAAGACAAAGGAGGAAGTCAAACAAATTTTGATACTTCTTAATAATGAAGCTGTGCAAGCCGGCTATACCCAGAACAGAAACAATTCTCACTTGTGGAAACACCGTCACCCATCTGCAATGGCagtctttattattatctttaatcATCACTTCGATGTCCTTGTCCGCTTAGCTGGTGTGACTGAGCTTTCCATGCCTCTTTTTGTAGAGGCTTTTGGAGATCCCGTTTGTGCAAGAGTGGCTTCCATCTTTCTTTGAGACCGTGTGAGAACCTGGTCTTCTGATAACAGAGGTTTCTTGTCCATAATTTGAGACTGAGACGATAAACTTTCAGCATTTTTATGAAGAGGTGATTTCTTATTGTCAGTTTTTGGTTGTGGAGACTTCTCAGCTTTCAACAGCATTTCTTTCTTACTCGTGGTTTTAGGAGTGGTTAAACAGTTCGATTTTAATAATCTGGGAAGCACCCTCTTTGATGAGATTCTACCCTTTGCATTTAAATATCTTAACCTTCTACCACCACCTTTTGGGATTTTCTGTTTTGCAGCCGGcgtttttgcttttttagcCAACCTTTTCGCTTTTTTGACAATGGCTGATTTATGCCCTCTCCTTGTGGATAATCTTTCTTTAGGGACCTTCTTTGTCAGTGAATTACTATTGTCTACCTCTACTAGTGAACTCTTTAACTTCTTCAAAGAGTTTTGTTGGACTTGTTTTTTCTCACGCATATTGGAATATTTCCTCAGAATTCTAGCACTTGCTGGATTTTTTGCACTTGCTGGATTTTTTGTGCTTGCAGCAATCTTGCTGTGGTTCTCAAGGGACTGTGTCTGCATCAAACCAACAGAGCTCTGTGGCTTTGAAGAGATCCGTGTGGCAGTTCTaggttcttgtttttctttgcctttAGCAATACCCTGGGCTAAAGCTTTAGCAATTAGCCTTTTGTTCTTGGGGTTGCTTTTCACAGGGGATGCAATAGCAAACTTTTTCAGGTGCTTTTTTAAGCGTTCAGCCTGAAGACTTGGAAATACTCCATCGGAGGACTCCGGCATGGAAGGGAAGGTCTGAAAACCCAGCTGCGTTTCAGATGGAAGCCTTGTGTTAATCTTCTTTACAATAACAAGAGATTTTGTTTCTGTTGACTGCAAAAACCAGCGGCAGATATTAGGAAGGTCAAATGATTTCATAAATAACATTTGTACAGGAGAAAATTTCTGCTGTTCTAATGACCTTGGTTTCCTAATTCTTCGTTTACTTTTCCAGATTTCCTTTAGTCTGTCTGACTTATTTTTTGGTTTAGGTGCAGGCTGTCCTTCTTTGTCCATTTGAACCCACCCTTTTTGCATCTTTTCAAATTTACTATTTAAATCTGAAATCAAATGCTGGTTTGTTTCCTCATTTAAAGCCTCCAAAAACTTGCATGGACTGGGGTTTAAACGACTGGTAGTTGGTAAGTTAATTGAAGTAAATGAATCTGGGATAGAAGAGACTTTCATTTGGTTGTTAAAAATTCTCTCAGTCTTGACAATAGCACTGTTATTGTTGAGCTCCCCCTTATGGACTAAGGACAATACAGATGTTCTATGTGTCTTTGGAAGTCTTGGAGAAAGCTTTCTGCTCTTGGAAGGTGTTGGTAAACTATCCTGCTTGTCGGAACTAAAAGTATTGCTTCTTCTCAATGACATGCGCCCAGGGCTCTCTGAGACAGCACCAGCATCTGAACTAAATGAATTGCAGGTAGATGACTGTTCTGTCAACAGACCACTTCCACTTCTTAGAGGCATGTGTCCAGTGCTTGCCAATTTCTTACTGGTAACACCACTGTCCTCAGCACGGGATGGCTCAGGGATGGCACTCGATGCATCCTTGATCGAATCAGAGGACCCTTCACCGATATGGCGACTGACTGAACTACAGTTTTTGCTTCTCAATGGCATGCGTGTCACACTGTCTAAACTGCTCGTATTTGGAGAAACACAGGAATCTTTGCCAGCAGTCTGCTCAGCAAAACCGCTATTCCGGTTTCTCATAGTCATTCGTCCACTCTTCTCTATAGGACCTGCAGTGGGGGAACTGCAAGAATCTTCATCCACAGGCTGATCAGTAGTAATGCCATTTCTGCTTCTCAAAGGCATTCGTTCAGGGGTGTGTGGAATATTTTTGGTAGGTGAAGAAGAGTTAGCAGTGCTAACAGACTGCTCACTTTGACTGTTCCTGTTTCTAAGAGGCATTTTTTCAGAAACCTTTATGGATTTCCCAGGGCTGTTCTTTACAGGAGATTCAGCACTCTGTGTAGGAGTATTCACCTCTTTCTCAGGAATATTATTCACCGTACAAGCTTGGCCTTCATTTGGGTTTATCTCTTGTGCATTCTGCTCATTGGACTCGATTTTCTTCACCATCGTTAGCTTTTGATGCTGTCTTGTGCACACTTTGTTACCTATACTGTCATCCTGTCTGACGACTGGAGACTGTTGCGCTTTCTCAGGATTAAAATCTGTGACATCTACATTATATTGACCTCCCTGACATGGCACATTTTCCTCAGTGTGCTTAAATTTTGAAGACATCAATGACTGTTTAGACTCTCGAATATTTTTTTCATGGATAGCTAGTTTTGTTTGCTCTGAAATGTCAGAGCCAGATGTTTGTTCAGATACAACTTTGGAGACACCACTTCGCAAACACCTATCTGAAGGGATGGCATGTTTAGCAACACCCTTCTTTGGAGAAAAATTTTCTGAAATGCCTTCCCTCTGTTCTTCAAGTTGGTCTTTTGTAGTAATTTCCTCAACCACTACTGCAGACATCTTTGACTCCACTTCATCTGGATTTGTAGAATCCACTGCCTCAGATTCACAAGTCTTTTGTAATATTGTGCTGTTATCTGTACAAGTCGGTACCTGTTTTCTTAAACATTTGGTCTCTTCTGAGGACTTCAAATCACTTCCTACTCTCAAACCTTCTGCCTCAGATGTATCATTTTCTATGCTTGAGGTGTCTGTGTTTAGCAATGCCTCTGTGGCTAGACTTTGACCATGGACCTCAGTTTCTATGCCACCCAAGATCACACTCGATGCAGGGGCATCTAtagtttcttttgtttctatagtttCTACTTCAATTGTTTCAGTTAAAATGGTAGAATTGGGAGTTCTTTCACTATTGTCTGAGATGTCACGTATACCCATATTAGAGTCCTGCTGCACAAATGGATCACATTCCTCATCTGATAGTAGACATGGAATTTGTACTTTTTGCTGAGTTTGACCTGTTTGACTAGGTTCTACAATGAAATCCTCACTTGTTATTTCAACAACATCTCCTGGAATTTCTGTCACCACTGACTGATCAGTCAGGTTTTTGTTCATCACAGTTTCCATACAATCCCCAGTAAAAGGTACCGTCATATCAGGTAAGCCATCAGGTCTAGCAAGGGCCTGCTTTGGAGTGATTGATGTGGTTATCTCAGGCATAGGAACAGGATAAATCCCACTACCATTCTGAGCAGACTTGGGCGCCAATGTTCGCACTGTTTTTATCTCCCAGCAATCCCCAAAACTCAGATGCCCTCTTGTGCTTTTTCTAGCATTTTTCCTTGGAAGCATATGATTCCGAGTTTGAAGCGTACATTCAGTAATTGGTTTCCCTACATAGACAATATCATATTTAATATCAGGGTCATTTAAAGTGTGTCCTATTGAGCCAAGCCTGGGGTGTGAATGAGAGCCTCTGCTACTTTTCTTGGCTGTTCTTGAAGAACTTGGTGGAACAACATTTGTGGTCCTTTGAATTGAGCAGGATTTTTCAGGAGTATCATTGCTAAGTACAGGAAGGCATTTAGGGTCAGTGTGTCCAAGACTTGTAGAACATGTAGCTGGTGCAACAGTATCGCAATCAGTGCTATTTATGTGTGACTGCACGTCAGAAGCAGATCGGCCCTGCTCTAAAGTGTCAGTATTAGGTTCTTGAATGATTGAGTCAACCTCAGTCAACTTTTTGGCTTCAAGGTTACCACGGGTGTTTTTCACAATCAGTAGAGGTGGACACTTAGGCTGAATGTTTGGACTGCTACAttcaatatcatcatcatcatcatcattatatccAATATCAGTCTCATTATGATCTATGGAAGATCCATTCTTGATTGATGCAATCAAGGGCCCGTCAGTTTTCAGTTCCTGTTCTGCAGGTGAAACTTCATTATTTTTGGAAACTGGTGATTCTTGGCCCCCATTTGTCTCTCTTGTTAGAGGCAAAGTTTCTTCAGTACCTTGAATCTCTGACCTTTTTTCTGCACAGTCTGAGCTTATTGGTTTTTCTGGGACCACTGGTGTGGACACTTGCACTTCACCGGAGGAACTCATAGCCTTTATTTCACTTTGCAAGAATCCAAAGGCGTCAACAATCTGCCGCTGGTGATGCAAACACAGCTTAGCCATAAACTCTTCCAATGTGGATGATGAGGCTTGCCTGAAGAGAggtataaaacaaacaatacttactttcttccaaaaaaaaaaaaaaaaaagatacaaaatTACTCCTAAAATAGTGATACAGACCTACTTAAAAAAACTCATCAAGTAAaacaatttgtatttttgtcatttgaAAAGCTATAGAGGAGCTTTTTAACAATTATATCTTGGTTGTGTAACCATAAACCCTATAAATTCATATAATGACAGCCTCACAAAGAATAAATGTGATCATGTGTCCAGCATCGTCTCTCTACATTTTAATTCTATAGATCGTGCAAATTTGGACCGCTGGTGTTTGAACTGTACAGTTGCATTAGATGCATAATTAACAGGATCCTGATTACCAGAATGTGAATTCCATGTTGCATACAGTCACATTTTTGCATCACAGCATATcattacacattttaattatattatatttacagtcTGCTTTATTATACTGAATGTTGAATCCATTGTTCAATACTGAAGTAAATTAAGGTCCTAGTATCAAACAAGACAATACCTTGCATCATTATTGCTTTTAAGTGTTTAGTAGAACACTGCAAGGCTGAAGAAGACAAATGCAATCTATGTGTACTAACCTTTTTACAACTGGTGTTGTCAAATTCACATGAGGGCTTCTGAGAAGAATGCTGTCTGGGTTACGATTCTTCTTGATTGAAAGATCCAAAACAcaatctgaataaaatattacattcacaaagatttatttgtttttactgcAGAGATAACATTTATAGCAAAAACAGAATGctactataaatatatttgttggTGTATATAtctctttttaaaatacaaaaataaacgaATGTGTGAACAACGGTGccacaaaaaaagcaacacaaatGTCTGAAGTGACCACATGGATGAaccaagtttatttatttattttaattacttaacCATTGTATgctgttcgtatttttgttactcagccagtgttcgtgggtctggtggacctgctgcatttttaggttttgtttttcaacacaatcaaaaattttatgttaaaatactctacagatgtttacttcatcccaattacaagcaatataaatagcatatatggttaatatttgccctttacctttattacattgcattttttaattaaagtgttacttgttttttgttgtttttttaataaaatgtaataaaagaatgaaaatctaatttaatcaagttatgtgTGGGGgaaaggaagcaaagtttttcaaaactattgatgtttatgaatatgggtcccacagacccgaacaacatacaagggttaaaaaagATAGCCATCCCAcccacttatttatttttgacctACAAGACTGAGCTTCTGGAACTCAAAGGTCAAAGTTAACCTAAGGAAAGTGGCATGATACAAAAGTAGCCATAAACCGATTATCCTTTAAATGGCATTTATTAGTTACACTGAAGTCTAGTTTTCAGGGTCCGCAACATTGATGCAAGGGGTCAAAAACCATAAATGCTATGACTAGACCACAGGTGTTAGCATCTTCATTATGCGACATGCACAGCACAGATATATCATACCTTGTTCATGGATTTCTGGTCTGACTTTCTTGACTGAAAGGTCCAGAGGTGCATCTTGGTCGTCCATGAGGAGCTTACTGAGGACAGGATTCTGTGTAGAGGCAGCAGCTGTAGGTGTAGATGTAGCAACAGCGATGGGTGATGGGATAGAATGAGTTTTCAGCAGGCTTTGGTCCATGCCATTGTGCTGAGGCGAGTCCTGAGAGCTGTTATCTGAGGTAATATGCACAACTAAATGATTGATCATTTGTTGCATGGTATGACGAGCCACCACTGGGATGTGAGGGTCCGGGATCCTTGGTTTGTACTCTGTGGGATACATATGATTTTgcaatgtttattatattgtttctATACAGAACACTGAAatatacacactcaccatccactttaGTAGGAAACACTTTAATATCTGCTCAAGCCACCAGAAAACTCATAAAAACTAATAAGAAATCTTTGGAACTGTGATGAGCAGAAGATCATCTCAGTTTGTACAACACATCAGACCGTTAGTAGGCTGACCCAAACTGGGTTCCACTCCCATCAACCAAATACAGAAATCTGAGACTATAATGGGCACAGACACACCAAAAACCAAAACACTGTAAAATGACCAGTTTTGATTAGTCTGTAGACATTTTGAAGTTTGATGAGAACATTAACTGAACCTTTTGACCTGTTTTATGCAATGTGCTTCTGCCACAGGATTGGCTGACTGGAAAACTGAATAAATGAGATGTACATGTGTTCTTAAAGGGGACAGTGGGTACATATTGTAAACAATGAAAAACTAAAAAGGTCTGCTTACCTTTCCTGTGCAAGGCTGCATATAGGAATTCTTCAACTTGCCACTCAAGTCTGTTGATGTTACAATGATCCTTGCCAAGTAAAGGTTTGCCTCCACTTTTCACAATTTTGTTATTGAGTGCAATTACATGTTCCTGATGGTTTAAAGGCACACAAAGCTCTTGTAAAAATCTCATTTTAACAGATTAGCATTCCATCATTTCCCATCTCATCTTGTTATAAACCAGTTTTGGGTCTCTCGagacaaaacaaaattgttttaaTGGGTGGGGCTAAAGCAGTATAGCCCTGTATTCAGCTTGTACTGAAAACAGCTGGCCATAATAACGGAACAGCTTAATGATGAAAGggaagaaacaaagaaacaaaaagaaactaCCTTCACTTTCTCTCGTCTTAAGCAGCAGAAAAGACAATTTTCATCAAATGACCAATTTGACTCACTTGCAGGCTTATAATCTGTGGATCcaaaaggaaaagtaaaaattatagaTGCTAGGAATGGAAATGGTATTTTATACAAGTTATGACCTTACTGCAAAAACCAAGTTTGACAAAAGTACCAAAAATCTgcctatatttttattatatcttaGTGCCATTAAATGGTTATCCTctcctgaaaaataaaaccaccAAGAACCAATCCACATCTCTCACTATTTAAAGTCTTTTCCTGAGGTGAATCCACTACTAATGCAagataccaaaaaaaaataaataaaaaaatgtttaaaaaaaataaaataaataaataaataaataaaaaaatcacacaaagcCTGAAACCAAGTTTATCCATCAGCCAGTGCCTTGTAGCGCTGTGGGCAGTTAAGCTTCGAGCAACCACAGTAACAAACAGCCATAACAATAGAAACAAGCAAGTCCTCATTTCTGGTCATTTATTCTTTGGTTGTACACAttataaatgtgttgttttaatgGGGTTGGTGGCTGATGACATTCAAGCAGAAATTCAGGTAAACAATGAAGCAAAGTTGCCGTAGCAACTATTATATCGAAATAAAAAGTAAGTATATTAAGAAACAATCATCTAAATATTTGCGGACTGTCGCAGTTACAGTCACTGACATTTAATATGACTTTAGTGTGGTGGTATTACTCCTAATCTAGAAAATTCATGCACTTGTGCAAACCGATTAGCTAATGATGCACTGAATACTGCCTGAGTAAATAAGACACGCCCCTCTCAATATCATACAAGTGATAGGAGATGAGAAAATCCTCCACGAGTTATTAAGAAAATTAACAGTATAATGattaaacatgctgtaacaTAAAATAGGCAATGAGAgatgtagaaaaagaaaatgtacaaagaataataaaacaatgtgtTTAAAATTGAAAATCTTTTAAGAAGGTTTCTCTCTAATCAAGATTTGTATTCAGGtatattttaacaaattattgACAGATAGACTGTTTAGAACTGTGACGTTTTGGGGACTCAACAGATGTAAAcattcacaaacaaacaaacaaaaaatcaatcTGGATCAGGTAGCAGTGCAGATACTGAAGAGGATGCTCTCCATAACTCCAGCACCAAATTACGAGACAAACTCTGGACCCAGCATGTATTACTCACACTGTCACTGTACTCAACAGTAGTAGTAATATCCAGTACAGAGCCATGATCACATTATCAGTAGTGCGGATGCCCCAAAATCACATTCAAACACAAACTACTGgctaataaacaaaacacaaacaagattGTTCTATACATATCGATATTGAAACTTAATATTTCAGTTcatctaaaacaaaaacaaaaaaaaaacacaaacaaaaaaaagatacaatCAAGCATACTAGTGTCATTTTTGCCGAATTTGAGGAATAGCACAGAGAAAATCCCTAAAAActagtaaatatataaataatagtgTACAACTACAATACAGGTAACGTAAGCCATCAGGAAGCccccattttctttaaaaattagGCAAACGAAACAATAAACTACTACCTTTTATTAATCAGTTACATGTCTCAGCACAGTCCTTATTTCCAGTGAAGGCAATATTAGCCTTACTTACCTTTAAACGGAGTTAGTTCTTCTAAAATTCTTGTCTCAAGTAACTCCACGATCTTCTCAACACctgtgcagcaaaaaaaaaaaaagagacatgaGACACTACTGAATTTCACAAAGGCTTCTTTTCATATCTCATACGttaataacattaacattttctttacatacaaacaaactttTTAGAACAGGTTAGTGCTATTTGAGCATCAAAAGCTGGCGCAGATGGAAatcacaacacagacacacaagcaacCAAACTGTTCAGAGAAGATTTTACAAAAGCAGTTTTAGAGCtaaaggaattctgaccaaaTTACACTAGTTAAACCAGTCATTCATGGTTGTTGACAATCTTTTAGCCTGAAGATCTATTTGCCACTCCAGCTTGCACTCTgacaaacatacaaaacacaccactaacaataacacaatCAATGGTATATGTAAATGCAAGATTAGCAGATAGCAAACACTATGAACCTGTTTACTCACAAATAAGGCACCACAAAAAGACTCCAGAATCCGGAAAACATGGGGAAGACACTGAAGTGTAACAGAACCAGCGGCAGAAACAGAGCTGGTGTACAGTAATGCATGCATCAAGGTATGTTCACTCTACTGAGCAACAAAGTGACAGGTGACCATTCATTCAACAGTGACAAGCAAACGAGCAACAAGCAAGAGGAGATTCTCAGCTTTTTAGCCAATAAGCATATAACCATGGTTTCCTCTTACCTTCTCATTAAATAGACATtatgaagaaaataaagtttAGTAGAAAATAAAGATCACTGGTTACTCTGGGAAGTGTTTGCTCTAGTACAGTTAGCTTGTGCAGCTAATCTGCTAATAGCTAACATGAAACCAGCCAGGCATCATTTACATCAAACAATCAATTTTCTCAAttattaatttgtaatttattacaaatttagtttttctattttctgaaATTTCTTTTGTCATAGTCCACAGAAGATATAAATAGATTTTAGAATATATGTGTTTTACTAGTTAGAAGACAATATAAACAGTTACAGGTGAATAGACAGTATATAGGCAGTACCActgattaatgatttatttcacttcatTAAAATAGAAGAATTCGTCTTGAGTACATTTTAAAGACAAATCATTCGGAGCAGAACTAAGAACCTTAGAAAGATGGTATACACCAACAAGTGAAAAACTGAACAGGAGAAACCTGTCATGTGACTAGTGTTGAAATAATGTGGAAAGTCATCATTACCTGGTCAAGgatagaaaacaaaaattgtgcaataaaaatcaaaactaaaaaaaaaatcctttttttatttaacattaaacacagtAGTATAGTAACGGTGTAGTGACGTCTGTATAGTTTCACGAAGCAAATGAAACCACAAGATCTGCCAGTCGTCAACAGTGCTTAGAAAcaggatgtttgtgtgtgtgtgacactgacaTGTAGAAGTATGGTATTAATGATAACAGGACTGCTGTATCCTGATGTACATTCACACCAGTGTCAAGACCAGAGTGCCaaatgcctacacacacacacacacacagtctaaagAAGCTGTGCACTTTCTCAGGGAATAAACAGGTTTGAAAAAACAAGCATCTGGTTTGCGATTCAAGTGTAATTTTAGTCAGTGGCTGTGCCATCAATCAAGCAATAAACAAGTGGCAAATCCAGCAGTCTTTCTTTAAATACGTATCCATGTTAAAACATTCTGTATCATCATTACCTGCCCCTGAAGTGGGCTGTATGCTTTGGGAGGACTTGTTTAGAGGACACACTGGACTACTGACACTAACTCCACTAACCAACGTTACAATGCAGAAATGTTTGCTCTGGTTTTAGGCTACTTCTGTATAAACGTGTCAGTTGATCAATTTAAAATGCAGAAAACCTGGCGATGACATTAATCAGATGAATCGTATGAACACggtttttacattttcaataaTCATTTTCTGAATAACATGCTGTAGTTTTCCACTCGacattataaatgtacagtaaataaaaattaatgagTGTTTGTATGATCCATTACACTCTTAGTAGCggaaaataattaaagctgtTGAATTAGAAGGCAAGAAAATGAAACATGGCTAAGCTTTCAGTGACGTGTGTGAATTGTGTGACTCAAGGGACGTGTGTGAATCATAGGGCTTTCTCCAGCTGTGAGCAAACTGTGCTGTCAGTGTGAGTCACTCTGTGGTGCTAGGTGTGTTTTTTAATCCAGTCATTTCCACTACAGAGTCTGTCCAATCTGAATCAGCAAGAAAAGCCTGCCTGAATGTAGTAGTGTGCATTTGGTGTGCTTTGGAGAAGTGGGTTTTTAAAACCCCTGTAGCCTTTTCTAACTTGAAATAAAGAGGaagctccttttttttcccccccagtgGAAGGATCAGGAGGCAAATAGGAGTTCTCTGGCACATGTGCAGCAGCATTACAAGGAtttatacattaaaacaaatcaacagCCACTGTAGATTTTCCACAGTACAGTAGAAATGGGATCCTTTTTGTCTGGTATCACACTTACAACCTACCGGTAAACTAACCAAACATCtaaggccgcgttcacactgcaagtcttaatgctcaattcggatattttgctcagatctgatttttttgtttggctgttcacattaccttttaaaatgtggcctatatcagataccagtgtgaactgtttgctgtttcgaactgacccgcatgcgcaaacgaacaaaaacgtcacacgcagcacgccgttacgctaaagttggcgaggttatggaggaagtattgtatcatctggtgcaagcaaacatatcatgtaatgctataatgtgatgtattcaatgcaagcattatgagctggttcacgtaaccacttaacacacacgttaccagtcacgtttgtgccAACgcgccaaaaaaaaataaaataaaaataaaaaataaaaaaaaaacagccttggctgttcacactgcggccacattggaaaaaatcagatttgggtctgattcaggaccacatatggaagatttgagtgtgtgtagcccatgttgtgttttttgtctccAATCTTTGTTTCTATTTGCATCTTTCTCTTACATATGCTTGGAAGCTAGAGTTTGGAGTAATTCTTTCAACTTGTAGTATTCGTGCAAGatcattcgggccctcacgaccagactgtgtaacagtttctttccacaagccatcagactccttaataactgaactgcaCTGAGCCCAACATACATTccattatacatccatcaatctgttAACATGCTGTTTTAGCTCTTTACACaagctgtctcacatttcagttgattgctgttttgcacaatacgtcatgtaactgctgctataatactgtgttcatcccagtatttctgcacacgcaatattgattaaacatacagtatttacactggtcggtgctgtttttatgtattgtcttgtctttctgtcttgtcctgcactctcttttgtcctgcactgtttgcaccaggttgcacagatgcactttatgtatctaggactaacttaccatgtccttagctctgtctttgttttatgtagcttcatggtcctggagaaacgttgtctcatttcactgtgtactgcaacagctttatatgaaatgacaataaaagcttcttgacttttcCTTTATAGAAAGAGCGACTGCTTTCCATTTCAAACAGATCTGCAAGGTTTCATTGTGTTTGAGTTTAAAGGGCAGTACAGGTCCCTTTTCGACCAAACCCTGTACTTATTAACGTTACTCTACATTTCACCCAGACGTGCAGCTCAACACATCATTGCTCCAGCTCAGATCCacagtaatctgtgtgtgtgtgtgtgtgtgtgtgtgtgtgcctgattAGCTAACCAGCTAACTAGCTTCCTACACAGGAACTTCACTTCACAATTTATCAGTGAAACTAGAAATAACACCGCTTTATTAAGCGTCACACCAAAACAGCCTAAACGTTCCAGCAACCTGTTTTTAAATCCATGACAGTGAAGGAAAGTTTTGTGCGGAAGAgaagacaaatataaaaaagtcgACGGTTGTTgacggttttttttttttttagcatcgtTAGCATCATTAGCATATCAACATCTCTGCAGCCTTGTTTCACTaaaacacgcacaaacataaaacaaccAAACGCGTCGTCAAATATATCGGGTATATCTTACCCACACAAGCAATGAGATTAGACCGCCACGAATACAAATCCTGACGAAATCCGCGATTTTCGTTGGTGCAAATTCTTCGCTTGAACGAACTCGCCATTTTCTAACGCCGGTAGTGCGCACGCCCAGTG
It includes:
- the wu:fc17b08 gene encoding uncharacterized protein wu:fc17b08 isoform X1; translated protein: MASSFKRRICTNENRGFRQDLYSWRSNLIACVGVEKIVELLETRILEELTPFKDYKPASESNWSFDENCLFCCLRREKVKEHVIALNNKIVKSGGKPLLGKDHCNINRLEWQVEEFLYAALHRKEYKPRIPDPHIPVVARHTMQQMINHLVVHITSDNSSQDSPQHNGMDQSLLKTHSIPSPIAVATSTPTAAASTQNPVLSKLLMDDQDAPLDLSVKKVRPEIHEQDCVLDLSIKKNRNPDSILLRSPHVNLTTPVVKRQASSSTLEEFMAKLCLHHQRQIVDAFGFLQSEIKAMSSSGEVQVSTPVVPEKPISSDCAEKRSEIQGTEETLPLTRETNGGQESPVSKNNEVSPAEQELKTDGPLIASIKNGSSIDHNETDIGYNDDDDDDIECSSPNIQPKCPPLLIVKNTRGNLEAKKLTEVDSIIQEPNTDTLEQGRSASDVQSHINSTDCDTVAPATCSTSLGHTDPKCLPVLSNDTPEKSCSIQRTTNVVPPSSSRTAKKSSRGSHSHPRLGSIGHTLNDPDIKYDIVYVGKPITECTLQTRNHMLPRKNARKSTRGHLSFGDCWEIKTVRTLAPKSAQNGSGIYPVPMPEITTSITPKQALARPDGLPDMTVPFTGDCMETVMNKNLTDQSVVTEIPGDVVEITSEDFIVEPSQTGQTQQKVQIPCLLSDEECDPFVQQDSNMGIRDISDNSERTPNSTILTETIEVETIETKETIDAPASSVILGGIETEVHGQSLATEALLNTDTSSIENDTSEAEGLRVGSDLKSSEETKCLRKQVPTCTDNSTILQKTCESEAVDSTNPDEVESKMSAVVVEEITTKDQLEEQREGISENFSPKKGVAKHAIPSDRCLRSGVSKVVSEQTSGSDISEQTKLAIHEKNIRESKQSLMSSKFKHTEENVPCQGGQYNVDVTDFNPEKAQQSPVVRQDDSIGNKVCTRQHQKLTMVKKIESNEQNAQEINPNEGQACTVNNIPEKEVNTPTQSAESPVKNSPGKSIKVSEKMPLRNRNSQSEQSVSTANSSSPTKNIPHTPERMPLRSRNGITTDQPVDEDSCSSPTAGPIEKSGRMTMRNRNSGFAEQTAGKDSCVSPNTSSLDSVTRMPLRSKNCSSVSRHIGEGSSDSIKDASSAIPEPSRAEDSGVTSKKLASTGHMPLRSGSGLLTEQSSTCNSFSSDAGAVSESPGRMSLRRSNTFSSDKQDSLPTPSKSRKLSPRLPKTHRTSVLSLVHKGELNNNSAIVKTERIFNNQMKVSSIPDSFTSINLPTTSRLNPSPCKFLEALNEETNQHLISDLNSKFEKMQKGWVQMDKEGQPAPKPKNKSDRLKEIWKSKRRIRKPRSLEQQKFSPVQMLFMKSFDLPNICRWFLQSTETKSLVIVKKINTRLPSETQLGFQTFPSMPESSDGVFPSLQAERLKKHLKKFAIASPVKSNPKNKRLIAKALAQGIAKGKEKQEPRTATRISSKPQSSVGLMQTQSLENHSKIAASTKNPASAKNPASARILRKYSNMREKKQVQQNSLKKLKSSLVEVDNSNSLTKKVPKERLSTRRGHKSAIVKKAKRLAKKAKTPAAKQKIPKGGGRRLRYLNAKGRISSKRVLPRLLKSNCLTTPKTTSKKEMLLKAEKSPQPKTDNKKSPLHKNAESLSSQSQIMDKKPLLSEDQVLTRSQRKMEATLAQTGSPKASTKRGMESSVTPAKRTRTSK